In a genomic window of Vibrio gigantis:
- a CDS encoding GH36-type glycosyl hydrolase domain-containing protein: protein MMKFGYFDDKNKEYVATTPCTPIKWCNYVGTLDFGGIVDSNGGVLLCKGDPALNRITKYIAQLPNSDFKGSTMYLKVRDEADNVEVFSPFYTPTLKPLDKFENHTGLSYTTIIAEAFGVRCEATFFVPKADQVLLQDIKVTNISDKALHVDVVPVYEFTHFDALKQLLNADWVPQTMTLKAHQQESGHTVLEQYAFMKRDYAVNLMTADRPATSFDGDRQSFLGQFGYGTWAAPQALENDELGNTECLRGDNIGALNLRLGWLSPEQTERTVVQIAQEQSLEAALPLLAKYRDHQVVDSAFAELAEHWDSYLQAVQVETPDPAMNSMLNVHNPRQCHTTKNWSRYLSLYQLGYGARGIGFRDSSQDTLGVITHMPEEAREFIERLLSVQNTNGSAMHQFFPSTMEANAGDSREEEDRPDYYGDDHLWIIYAVTQYVKETGNADFLNKEIPFYQKDKAGNPVETGTVWNHLCRAIEFTYTNTGEHGLPLLGFADWNDTVNLPTGAESMMVANMYGKALLDMLDLCELRGEAQLTAKFKDQYQQMQSTVNECGWDGEWFVRYFDEQGLPIGSHKNEQGQIYTNGQSWPVISGFATQERATQALDSVYNKLNTTNGIKLSTPGYNGFDPQLGGVSTYPPGAKENGGIFLHSNPWVMIAEAKMGNGERAYEYYRQINPASKNDDIDTFESEPYCYPQNILGDEHKQFGLGRNAWLSGTSSWTYVAGTQWILGVRPEIDGLLVDPCIPAEWPEFKVRRQFRGATYHIHVTNPNNVCKGVVEMKVNGDLISGNKAPVFTSGEHTVEVVLG from the coding sequence ATGATGAAATTCGGATATTTTGACGATAAAAACAAAGAATACGTAGCAACCACACCATGCACACCGATCAAATGGTGTAACTATGTGGGCACATTAGATTTTGGCGGCATTGTCGATAGCAACGGCGGCGTTCTGTTGTGTAAAGGCGACCCGGCACTCAACCGTATCACCAAGTACATTGCACAACTGCCTAACTCAGATTTCAAAGGCTCAACCATGTACCTCAAGGTGCGTGATGAAGCGGATAACGTAGAGGTGTTCTCACCTTTCTACACGCCGACCCTGAAGCCGCTTGATAAGTTTGAAAACCACACAGGTCTGTCTTACACCACCATCATTGCAGAAGCGTTTGGTGTGCGTTGTGAAGCGACGTTCTTCGTACCAAAAGCTGACCAAGTATTGCTGCAAGACATCAAAGTCACCAACATTTCAGACAAAGCGCTGCACGTTGATGTAGTGCCTGTCTACGAATTTACACACTTCGATGCACTTAAGCAGCTACTGAATGCCGATTGGGTTCCACAAACCATGACGCTTAAAGCGCACCAACAAGAATCGGGTCATACCGTGCTTGAGCAGTACGCCTTTATGAAGCGCGATTATGCGGTGAACTTGATGACCGCGGATCGCCCTGCGACGTCGTTTGATGGTGACCGCCAATCATTCCTAGGTCAGTTTGGTTATGGAACTTGGGCTGCGCCGCAAGCGTTAGAAAACGACGAGCTTGGCAACACCGAGTGTCTGCGTGGCGATAACATTGGTGCACTTAACCTGCGTCTGGGTTGGCTATCTCCAGAGCAGACAGAGCGTACGGTTGTACAAATTGCACAAGAACAGAGTCTAGAAGCTGCACTTCCTCTGCTGGCTAAATATCGTGACCATCAAGTGGTCGATTCTGCTTTCGCTGAACTGGCTGAGCACTGGGACTCTTACCTACAAGCAGTTCAGGTTGAAACGCCAGACCCTGCTATGAACTCGATGCTTAACGTACACAACCCACGCCAATGCCACACCACTAAAAACTGGTCTCGTTACCTGTCTCTTTATCAGCTTGGCTATGGCGCTCGTGGTATTGGTTTCCGTGACTCTTCTCAAGATACATTGGGCGTTATTACTCATATGCCAGAAGAGGCTCGTGAGTTTATTGAGCGTCTACTATCGGTACAAAATACCAATGGTTCTGCGATGCACCAGTTCTTCCCATCGACCATGGAAGCGAACGCGGGTGACTCGCGTGAAGAAGAAGATCGCCCTGACTATTACGGCGATGATCACCTGTGGATCATCTACGCGGTCACTCAATATGTGAAAGAAACGGGCAATGCAGACTTCTTGAATAAAGAGATCCCGTTCTATCAAAAAGACAAAGCGGGCAACCCAGTTGAAACGGGAACGGTTTGGAACCACCTGTGCCGCGCGATTGAGTTCACTTACACCAATACGGGGGAGCACGGCCTTCCGTTATTAGGTTTCGCTGACTGGAATGACACGGTGAACCTGCCAACGGGTGCTGAGTCGATGATGGTGGCGAACATGTACGGCAAAGCACTGCTTGATATGCTGGACTTGTGTGAGCTGCGTGGTGAAGCGCAACTGACAGCTAAGTTTAAAGATCAGTATCAACAGATGCAGAGCACAGTCAATGAATGCGGCTGGGATGGCGAATGGTTTGTTCGTTACTTTGATGAGCAAGGCTTGCCTATCGGTTCTCATAAAAATGAGCAAGGGCAGATCTACACAAATGGTCAAAGCTGGCCTGTGATCTCTGGTTTCGCGACACAGGAACGTGCTACTCAGGCGCTAGATTCGGTTTACAACAAGCTGAACACAACCAATGGCATCAAGCTTTCAACTCCGGGTTACAACGGTTTTGATCCACAGCTAGGTGGTGTTTCGACGTACCCACCGGGTGCGAAAGAGAACGGCGGTATCTTCCTACATTCAAACCCATGGGTGATGATCGCAGAAGCGAAAATGGGCAATGGCGAGCGTGCTTACGAGTACTACCGTCAAATTAACCCGGCTTCGAAGAACGACGACATTGATACCTTCGAATCTGAGCCATACTGCTACCCGCAAAACATCTTGGGCGACGAACATAAACAGTTCGGCCTAGGTCGTAATGCATGGTTGTCTGGTACTTCATCTTGGACATACGTTGCAGGTACGCAGTGGATTCTGGGTGTTCGACCTGAAATTGATGGTTTGCTGGTGGATCCTTGTATTCCGGCCGAGTGGCCTGAGTTCAAAGTCCGTCGTCAGTTCCGTGGTGCGACTTATCATATTCATGTCACTAACCCGAATAATGTGTGTAAAGGTGTGGTTGAGATGAAGGTCAATGGTGACCTTATTTCAGGCAACAAAGCACCGGTGTTTACCTCTGGCGAGCACACGGTAGAAGTGGTTTTAGGCTAA
- a CDS encoding ABC transporter ATP-binding protein — MAKVEFKNIKKSFGDVEVVKEFDFTVEDGEFVVFLGPSGCGKSTTLRMLAGLESISSGDIVVGGKVMNKVDAKDRDLAMVFQSYALYPHMTVYENIAFALKLKGMPKAEIDVEVRKAAKMLELDPLLNRKPKELSGGQRQRVAMGRAMVRTPKVFLFDEPLSNLDAKLRGVMREEIKHLHRELKTTTIYVTHDQIEAMTLADRIVILKDGYVAQVGTPTEVFQRPANKFVAQFIGNPSMNMLEAKLIEKEGEYFVELGDVHIPLPDRFKSLASKNLALHFGVRPTDIHLRAEQVDHDRVLPFPVKIKDKELLGASILLKTEIGGQPLMVETQAAEVDVKEQTLYLDLDAFHLFDALSENSLAS; from the coding sequence ATGGCTAAAGTAGAATTCAAAAACATCAAGAAATCATTCGGTGATGTTGAAGTGGTTAAAGAGTTTGATTTTACGGTTGAAGACGGTGAGTTCGTGGTTTTCCTTGGCCCATCTGGCTGTGGTAAGTCGACAACACTACGCATGCTTGCAGGCCTAGAGAGCATTAGCTCTGGTGACATCGTCGTTGGTGGCAAAGTGATGAACAAGGTTGACGCCAAAGACCGTGACCTAGCAATGGTATTCCAAAGTTACGCACTGTACCCACACATGACGGTTTACGAGAACATCGCTTTCGCTCTAAAGCTGAAGGGGATGCCAAAGGCTGAGATTGACGTAGAAGTGCGCAAAGCTGCAAAAATGCTAGAGCTTGATCCACTACTAAACCGTAAGCCAAAAGAGCTTTCCGGTGGTCAGCGTCAGCGTGTAGCCATGGGCCGCGCGATGGTTCGTACTCCGAAAGTGTTCTTGTTTGATGAGCCGCTATCTAACCTAGATGCAAAACTTCGTGGCGTGATGCGCGAAGAGATTAAGCACCTACACCGCGAGCTGAAAACAACCACGATCTACGTTACACACGACCAGATCGAAGCAATGACGCTAGCAGACCGCATCGTGATTCTGAAAGACGGTTATGTTGCTCAAGTGGGTACACCAACTGAGGTGTTCCAGCGTCCAGCTAACAAGTTTGTCGCGCAATTCATTGGTAACCCGTCAATGAATATGTTGGAAGCTAAGCTGATTGAAAAAGAGGGTGAATACTTCGTTGAACTTGGTGATGTTCATATCCCACTGCCGGATCGCTTTAAGTCTTTGGCGTCTAAAAATCTAGCGCTTCACTTTGGTGTTCGTCCAACAGATATCCACCTACGTGCTGAGCAAGTTGACCATGACCGTGTGCTGCCATTCCCTGTGAAAATCAAAGACAAGGAACTACTAGGCGCGAGCATTCTTCTGAAAACAGAAATTGGCGGCCAACCGCTGATGGTTGAGACCCAAGCTGCTGAAGTGGATGTGAAAGAGCAGACGCTTTACTTGGATTTGGATGCTTTCCACCTGTTTGACGCACTGAGCGAGAATTCGCTAGCGAGCTAG
- a CDS encoding GH1 family beta-glucosidase has translation MNKFQLPSDSKLRSKEFVFGVATSSYQIEGGVEEGGRTPSIWDTFCKTPGKVDNGDSGDVACDHYHLWQQDIEMIQGLGVDAYRLSIAWPRILPQDGVVNQQGLEFYEQIIDECHARGMKVFVTLYHWDLPQYLEDKGGWLNRETSYKFAEYAEVVSNYFGDKIDVYTTLNEPFVSAFLGYRWGEHAPGIKGEKEGFLASHHLMLGHGLAMPILRKNAPHAKHGVVFNATPAYPLTPQDQGAADYCEAENYHWFIDPVLKGEYPQPVVDRQAMNMPMILEGDLDIISAPVDYIGINYYTRNVARFNENGDIESVKQTDAEHTYIGWEINPQGLTDLLVRLDARYENMPPIYITENGAAGNDERVNGQVMDDQRVRYFQGHIEAVHNAVEAGVKVDGYFAWSLMDNFEWAFGYCQRFGIVHVDYTTQERTLKQSAIAYRNMLQERAEENR, from the coding sequence ATGAATAAATTTCAACTTCCAAGTGATTCAAAGTTACGCAGTAAGGAATTTGTATTCGGTGTCGCGACATCTTCATACCAAATTGAAGGCGGCGTTGAAGAGGGCGGTCGTACACCGTCTATCTGGGACACGTTTTGTAAGACGCCAGGTAAGGTAGATAACGGCGACAGTGGTGATGTGGCGTGTGACCACTACCACTTGTGGCAACAAGATATTGAGATGATTCAAGGCTTAGGTGTAGATGCTTACCGTCTGTCAATTGCATGGCCACGTATCTTGCCGCAAGACGGTGTGGTGAACCAGCAAGGTCTAGAGTTTTACGAGCAGATCATCGATGAATGTCATGCTCGAGGAATGAAGGTGTTCGTGACACTTTATCACTGGGATCTACCGCAATACCTAGAAGACAAAGGCGGCTGGTTAAACCGTGAAACGTCTTACAAGTTTGCAGAATATGCCGAAGTCGTGAGTAACTACTTTGGCGACAAGATTGATGTTTACACCACATTGAACGAGCCGTTTGTATCTGCGTTCCTAGGCTACCGTTGGGGCGAGCATGCTCCGGGTATCAAGGGCGAGAAAGAAGGTTTCTTGGCTTCTCACCATTTAATGCTAGGTCATGGTTTGGCGATGCCGATTCTTCGTAAGAACGCGCCTCATGCTAAGCATGGCGTGGTATTTAACGCGACTCCGGCTTACCCACTGACACCGCAAGACCAAGGCGCTGCAGACTACTGTGAAGCAGAGAACTACCACTGGTTCATCGACCCTGTACTGAAAGGTGAATACCCACAGCCGGTAGTCGACCGTCAAGCGATGAACATGCCGATGATTTTAGAAGGCGATCTAGACATCATCAGTGCACCGGTGGATTACATCGGTATCAACTACTACACGCGCAATGTCGCTCGCTTCAATGAGAATGGCGACATTGAATCAGTAAAACAGACTGACGCAGAACACACTTACATCGGTTGGGAAATCAACCCACAAGGTTTAACCGATTTATTAGTAAGACTGGATGCTCGCTACGAAAACATGCCGCCTATCTACATCACAGAGAATGGTGCAGCAGGTAACGACGAGCGTGTTAACGGACAAGTGATGGATGACCAACGTGTTCGTTACTTCCAAGGCCACATCGAAGCGGTGCACAACGCAGTTGAAGCCGGTGTGAAAGTTGATGGCTACTTTGCGTGGAGTCTAATGGATAACTTTGAGTGGGCATTCGGCTACTGCCAACGCTTTGGCATCGTCCATGTTGATTACACCACCCAAGAAAGAACATTGAAACAGAGCGCAATTGCGTACCGAAACATGCTTCAAGAGCGCGCTGAGGAGAACAGATAA
- a CDS encoding carbohydrate ABC transporter permease: protein MPSERSMYILTKILMVMLGILLVVSALITVFPFVWSALLSTRDRSEIFGSGISFAIGDSLAINYAKLLEIMPFWKAMFNSIYVAFLGTTISLLFCSMGGYAFSVFKFRGKNVLFGMLVGSMAIPPVLSLIPYFMIVKFLGLLDNHMAVWLPFTTTPFGIFLMRQHVIASIPKELLEAAKLDGAGEFRTYWSVVLPLMKPALATLAIVQFVFFWNMFMQPLVVLNNPDNYVITQALRSVQGIPNTPWGAVMLGTTISILPLVITYLFASKQMISGLTSGAVKG, encoded by the coding sequence ATGCCAAGCGAACGCAGCATGTACATTCTGACTAAGATCTTGATGGTCATGTTAGGCATTTTACTGGTTGTTTCAGCGCTAATTACAGTATTTCCATTTGTATGGTCTGCACTGTTATCGACTCGTGATCGTTCGGAGATTTTTGGCTCTGGTATCAGCTTCGCTATTGGCGATAGCTTGGCCATTAACTACGCAAAACTGCTAGAAATCATGCCGTTTTGGAAAGCGATGTTTAACTCGATATACGTGGCTTTCTTAGGCACCACCATCTCGCTGCTGTTTTGTAGCATGGGTGGTTACGCATTTTCTGTGTTTAAGTTCCGCGGTAAGAACGTGCTGTTTGGCATGTTGGTTGGCTCAATGGCGATTCCGCCAGTGCTTAGCTTGATCCCTTACTTCATGATCGTGAAATTCTTAGGCTTGCTGGATAACCACATGGCGGTATGGCTACCGTTCACAACCACGCCATTTGGTATCTTCTTGATGCGTCAGCACGTGATCGCATCGATTCCGAAAGAGCTATTAGAAGCTGCGAAATTAGATGGCGCAGGTGAGTTCAGAACGTACTGGAGTGTGGTACTGCCACTGATGAAACCGGCACTAGCAACACTCGCTATCGTGCAGTTCGTCTTCTTCTGGAACATGTTTATGCAGCCTCTTGTGGTGCTGAACAACCCTGACAACTACGTCATCACACAAGCACTGCGAAGTGTTCAAGGTATTCCGAATACGCCATGGGGCGCGGTAATGCTAGGTACCACCATTTCTATTTTACCACTCGTGATTACATACCTGTTCGCATCGAAACAGATGATCAGTGGTTTAACGTCCGGCGCAGTTAAAGGTTAG
- a CDS encoding carbohydrate ABC transporter permease codes for MNHTASTTIEPSEQSFFSRLNLKALTPYGFLLPFLIIFSVFGVFPLLFSVYLSFHEWNPVKGMDAMEFVGFENYYIALTDPWLWRSLKNTLWLAITSGVAQHLVAIPVAYMLVSMGDRMRHWLTSAYFLPFITSTVAASLIFFNMYSPNSGIINQTLMALADSTLFGWAFAWVNDFQPIRWLDDATMVKPSIAIMVFWKYTGFNIVLYTTGLMTIPKDILEAARMDGANAFHRFWNISLPMIRPFIFFAITMTIIGNLQMFEEPFVLTRGTGGTGQSGLTISMYLYKVGWEWLEMGTASAISWLLFALIATCTLVQFVFFGKKGLGEH; via the coding sequence ATGAATCATACAGCGAGCACAACGATAGAACCTTCGGAGCAAAGCTTTTTTTCTCGTCTAAATTTGAAAGCGCTTACACCGTATGGATTTCTTCTGCCGTTTCTGATCATTTTTTCTGTATTTGGGGTCTTCCCGCTGTTGTTCTCTGTTTACCTGTCGTTTCATGAGTGGAACCCGGTAAAGGGTATGGATGCAATGGAGTTCGTTGGTTTTGAGAACTATTACATTGCGTTGACCGACCCGTGGCTATGGCGTTCATTGAAGAACACGCTTTGGTTAGCAATCACCTCGGGTGTGGCGCAGCATTTAGTGGCCATTCCTGTCGCTTATATGCTGGTTTCAATGGGTGATCGTATGCGTCACTGGCTTACATCGGCGTACTTTTTACCGTTCATCACATCAACGGTCGCAGCGTCACTGATTTTCTTCAACATGTACTCTCCTAACTCAGGAATCATTAACCAAACGCTGATGGCTCTGGCTGATAGCACGCTGTTTGGTTGGGCATTTGCTTGGGTTAACGATTTCCAACCTATCCGTTGGTTAGACGATGCCACTATGGTTAAGCCGTCAATCGCGATCATGGTTTTCTGGAAATACACAGGTTTTAACATCGTTCTTTACACCACAGGTTTAATGACGATTCCTAAAGATATTTTAGAAGCGGCTCGCATGGATGGTGCAAATGCCTTCCACCGTTTCTGGAACATTTCACTACCAATGATTCGTCCGTTCATTTTCTTTGCTATCACGATGACCATCATCGGTAATCTGCAAATGTTTGAAGAACCGTTTGTTCTAACGCGTGGCACAGGTGGTACGGGTCAATCAGGTCTAACTATCTCCATGTACCTCTACAAAGTAGGTTGGGAATGGTTAGAAATGGGCACTGCATCAGCAATTTCATGGCTACTGTTTGCACTCATCGCAACTTGTACTTTGGTTCAATTTGTATTCTTCGGTAAGAAAGGCTTAGGGGAACATTAA
- a CDS encoding ABC transporter substrate-binding protein — protein MKFKTLALSGAVALGLGATAVNAADKEIRFDGFPDFDSSLKVLLPDFEKETGIKVDYLMNNHGDHHTKLTTNLATGSGAGDVIVVDVEKIGPFVGSGGLVNLSENYGADQYQELFAPYAWAQGQGADGDVYGIPVDLGPGLMYYRTDVFEKAGIDVNDAIKDWDSYIAAGEELKKQNVQLIASAADVAQAIIFTTVPEGEGLYFDADGNPVVTSERFVHAFTVAKEIRDRGLDSRNLAWSNEWYEGFRNGTFATQLSGAWLLGHLSNWIAPETSGKWAVANLPDGIYGSWGGSFLSIPTQSDNPDEAWELIKYMTTKRDVQLKHFETIAAFPANVTTYDDALFEEEMEFLGGQQARLIFADVAKNIKPVSPAQGDHVARSIILENALMEVLDEGKDIETALKEAERLIKRRTRNL, from the coding sequence ATGAAATTTAAGACCTTGGCGCTCTCTGGCGCGGTTGCTTTAGGACTAGGAGCAACAGCTGTTAATGCTGCTGACAAAGAAATTCGTTTTGACGGTTTCCCTGACTTTGATAGCAGCTTAAAGGTATTGCTACCTGATTTCGAAAAGGAAACAGGCATCAAAGTGGATTACCTAATGAATAACCATGGCGACCACCACACGAAGCTAACAACAAACCTTGCTACAGGCTCTGGTGCGGGTGACGTGATTGTTGTTGATGTGGAAAAAATTGGCCCGTTTGTTGGTTCTGGCGGCTTAGTTAACCTATCTGAAAATTATGGCGCAGACCAATATCAAGAGTTGTTCGCACCTTATGCTTGGGCGCAAGGCCAAGGTGCAGATGGTGACGTTTATGGTATTCCAGTCGATCTAGGTCCAGGTCTTATGTACTACCGAACCGACGTATTCGAAAAAGCAGGCATTGATGTTAATGACGCAATCAAAGATTGGGATTCATACATTGCCGCTGGTGAAGAGTTGAAGAAGCAAAACGTGCAGTTGATAGCGTCCGCAGCCGATGTAGCACAAGCGATCATCTTTACAACCGTTCCTGAGGGTGAAGGCCTTTATTTTGATGCAGACGGCAACCCAGTTGTCACGTCTGAGCGTTTTGTTCATGCCTTTACCGTCGCAAAAGAGATTCGTGATAGAGGGTTAGATTCTCGCAATCTGGCTTGGTCAAACGAATGGTATGAAGGCTTCCGTAATGGCACGTTCGCGACTCAACTTTCAGGCGCATGGCTACTTGGCCACTTGAGCAACTGGATTGCACCTGAAACTAGCGGTAAATGGGCGGTAGCTAACCTTCCAGATGGTATTTACGGCAGCTGGGGTGGTTCTTTCCTTTCTATCCCAACGCAATCTGACAATCCGGATGAGGCGTGGGAACTGATTAAATACATGACAACGAAACGTGATGTACAACTTAAGCACTTTGAAACAATCGCGGCCTTTCCTGCGAACGTGACCACTTACGATGACGCTCTTTTTGAAGAAGAGATGGAGTTCTTAGGTGGTCAGCAAGCGCGACTTATCTTTGCTGATGTAGCGAAAAACATTAAGCCTGTTTCACCCGCTCAAGGAGACCACGTTGCACGTTCGATCATCTTAGAGAATGCTCTGATGGAAGTGCTTGATGAAGGTAAAGATATCGAGACTGCGCTGAAAGAAGCGGAACGTCTAATTAAGCGTCGTACGCGTAATCTTTAA